The Aphis gossypii isolate Hap1 unplaced genomic scaffold, ASM2018417v2 Contig00215, whole genome shotgun sequence region gcttttattAGACCTTATGtatggatattttatatttgtttacaatcacctgtattgttttttttttttttttttttttagtacctacctattttattattttttttttttttttttttttggtttattcattctgttttttattctacgaatatattattcacttttttataattattatatctttgtttgtttttgttaattattttgcatCAACATAgactctttttttatattattattatatatatatatattttttttattttagtaacatgcgtttgttgaatttatttattttataacaaaattttttattttattttctcatgttttagattttgtttatttatctattttatttatttatttatttcttctttatatttttctttgttatatatatatatatttactttttacctgtgAATGTATGGTTTCATTCTTCTGACATGAATTATGTcttcagttattttattgtttaatgataattggactttataatttagatcatttaatttttttattattttaaatggccCTTTGTATTTAGAGGAAAGTTTTGGACATTTTCCTACTGTATTTAATGGGAATTTGATTAATACAGAGTCTCCgggtttaaatgttattaaacgaTGCTTTTGATCGTGATATTTCTTTTGTGATTCTTGTgcagtttttatcaaatttggaATTTTATCTCTTAGCTTGTTTACTTCTGCTAgagatttttttatgtcataaGGAATATTAGTTGGAATTAGTTTGTTATCAATTGGGAAATAAGGTTCAAAGCcatgcattaaataaaaaggacTGTATTTAGTGCTAGTTTGTGGAGTAGCGTTGTAACTCAAGGTAACATATGGTAAATAGTAAGACCATCTTGATTGATTGTTGtcgtcaatataatttttaatggagTTGCAAAgtacatcatttattttttcaacaaatccTTGTGTTTGTGGGGAATAGCTAgttgataatatttgttttattcctAAGTTTTCACACACTTCATTTAccatttggtttttaaaatgtgtacctCTATCGGATGAGAATTGGCGAAAACATCCCCattgtgatattatttgtataatgaaattaatagttGATTAGGCAGTTGCTGATTCCACAGCTTTGGTAAATATGAACTTTGTGTTATTACAGGCTGCtaccaaaacatattttttattattactgggTGTTAATGGCCCTAAATAGTCAAAAGTTAATCTATCTAATGGTCTGTTTGAAAGAGGTATTGGTTGTAATTGACCTATAggttttccatttatttttttatttatttggcaACTATgacatgattttatataatgagtTGTGTCTTTAGTTAAAGTGGGCcagtaatatttgttttgtattttattaagggTTCGTGATATCCCTGTATGGCCGCCAATAGGTGATTCatgatatgattttaaaattttttctgttaAGGATTGTGGAATTACTAGTgggtaatttataatgtttggtgatttgtattgtttataatgcaatatatcGTTTAAGATTATGAACTGTCTAGATTTTCTTTGAATATTACTTGGTATTTGGtcgatttgattattattaattgcttGTGTGATTTGTGAGCAAAAttgatcattattttgttgtttttttatatccgTTAAATCAATGGTTAGGTTGTCATTGTCATTTTTAacgtcaattttattaataggatTTCTAGAAAGAGCGTCAGCcactttattttcttttccttttttatatatgatattaaaattaaaatctaataattttagagtTAATCGAGCTATTCTAGCCGAtggtattttcaaattttcatagTATTGTAAACTGATATTATCACAGAATACAATAAAGTGCCTTCCCCATAAATACTCCCGGAAGTAAGTAATGCCAAAACATAGTCCTAATAATTCTAGAGTTGTGGACGAATATGTTTTCTcgctgtttaataattttcttgatGCGTAACCGATTgggtgtaaaatattgttgtcatCTGGTTGTTCAAGATATGCTCCTAATCCTGTCAGTGACGCATCGGTTGTTAAGAATACTTTTTTAGTGtcatcaaaatgtttaagtaaagGTTGTGAAGTTAAGCGTTCTTTAAGTGTATTGTAAGAGTTTTGATGAGTTTCTagccaattaattttattttcaccttTTGTTAGTTCTGTGAGGGGGTGAGCAATTTTTGCGAAGTCTTTGATATGTTTCCTATAATATGAACACATGCCTAAAAATGATCTGATCTCTTTTGTGTTTTTGGTTGTTTAAATTCAGTTATGgctttatattgttgtttaatgGTTTAATACCTCTTGTGAAATTACATGACCtagtaattctatttttttgttaaaaaaatgacattttgatgtttttagagaaaaattcattaaatcaattatttttaaagctttGTTTAAGTTTGTTAATGCTTCATCAAAATTTTTGCCATATGATGCTAGATCAtctatataaatgattatggATTTGTATAGTAATGCAGAAAATGCTTCATTTAATACTCTTTGAAATATAGCGCTACTATTTTTAAACCCTTGGGGTAACCTGGTGAATGTCATTAAACCATGAACTGATGTAAATGCTAATTTATGTTGGTCTGTTTCCTTTATtggtaattgaaaaaatccaCTGTTGAGGTCGAGTGAACTGAAGTATTTTGCGCCTTCTAAGGCTCTTAATAAGTCATTTGTCCTAGGTAAGGGATATTGGTCTGTTTCAACTCTTTcatttaattctttatatGATACAACTAGTCTGTATGAacctttttcctttttttttactaagaaAGCGGGTGCTGCGAATTTGGATATTATTGGACGAATAATGtttgcttttttaatttatctaattgTGTTTTGAGTTCATCTCTTTGTTGTGGAGATACTCTGTGCGGGGCATGAAATTTTGGgtctttataattttctttcatttttatttcacacgGTTTTATATTAGCCGGTTTTATGTTGGACGCATCtgaagtaaataaatgtatgtattcttTTAACAGTGTTAAAACTTGGCTGTATTGTAACGGGTCTAATTCATGAGATATGTTAATTGGTGTCCCTTCACTGTCGTATATGATTTCTTTATTAGGGTCATTTGTAATCGATTTGGTAGTATGATCTACggtttttatgtgtattttgtCGACCTTGTCAGTTTCTTTGAGTTTATCATTGGTAATTGGtttctttgtatttttatatttattacttatctcTGTGATTATTTGTTGTAAGGGTGTAAAATCGTTTATTTCAACATAATTGTGTGGTATCTTTAGTGAAGGGTTTATTGCTTTAGTGCCTGGGATCCAATGtgtattttcatttgtattatatagaataatcgGGGGtcttttattacttttgttaCGATATACAACAgctgtttttgtattttcgtcAAATATGTAAGTATCATGATTATAATAGCTGGCAATAGATGCCAGTTCGTTGTCAGACCACCAATGACCTGGAAGGTcagataattgtaataattctaACAGTTGACCTATagaagttattttttcttgtttattatcatttagtgCGTTACATAATGCATAGAGACCACAATTCCCGTCTCCGAGGACATTCTCACCGGGCTTATAGTTATTGAAGAtggatttaatttcattattatcgtCGACATTATGATCGTAATATATtgattctaatttattaatattatcggtatcatgattattgtttttgttaatgtTGGGATTGTtggaatataattttgttttattttgaaattatcgttaatgttgttaatatttttattattttattataatggtaatggtcatgtattaaattaataatcttttCATGTTCTTTTGTTTCCAactatttgttatattgtttgtatttttgtgaCAAATAAGTAATTCTATgttagaattttgaaattcatgataaataattgttttgtcatGGACCAATTTCGTTTGTTTAGTCCAGCCGCTATAGTGGGAATTGCAATTTTGTAATcatgtaatttattcatagttttttttaaattttgtaatgtggtttttatattatcatatgtaggtttaagaaaatatttttgtttcgttattaggtaataaattgCCTTATCCCCATATTTATTGGGATGGCTTCACCTAccattggttttaaatttttaattgagccGAGGCGTctccaaatttatttttatttgtgcagACAAACCTTTGCTCATTTTTAAGTCTGCGGAAATGCAGTGGGCAATTGAATATTCAGAGTTCGtttgaaatatgttttttacgtcttctttaatattatgcacgttGTTGCTGTTATAAACGTTATAGGTTTGTatgattatatcattattaattttgttaccattattatttttacgcaaTGTTAACGTactgtttttgaaatttatattagcattatctattatataaaaataagtccgGTTTTCCTCCCTGACGCTATAACTCCAGAACGCACGAACCGATTTCCACGGTTTTGCATTCGTTGGAAAGGTCTTGGGCTCCGTGAGGTTTATAGCAAAGAAAATTCTGGAAAATTCAGGAAAAATTCAACAGAAAAGTGGGGAAATCGTTTTTCACATACAGCGCCATCTATTATACATAGCATGTACTTCAAACCAATAGCAACGGTGCGTGATAAAGTGTGTGACAGATAGTCATTATTCTCTGCTcagttaatttcatttaagctCAGTGTAAATTATGTGGATCGtgcatttgaagttaaattcaACACTCTGTCCATAGTCCAAAATGCCTAGAGAACGACGTGCGAACATCGGCCGCCGCACACAGACATGCAAGCCAGCAACAAGTCTATTCAAGGAACTTAAGAGAAgaaagacaaaatataataagagaaAATGACCGATTGAGACATCGCGTGAGCACACGAAGATCATTGGCATCATACAATCGCTTGGCATTCCAATATGATCCCACTGCGAACTACAGTGATGATGAAAATTTGGATATTGGACGAATGACGACTATATGCCGATATTGCAATGCGGTAAAGTTCAAAAGAGAAACGGTTGGATTGTGCTGCGCAAGTGGAAAAGTCAAACTGGATCCATTACTTACACCACCACAGCCACTGAAAACATTGTTTGATGGAAGTGATCCCGATTCCAGCCATTTTCTTCAACACATCCTTGAATACAATAACTGCTTTCGCATGACTTCCTTTGGAGCTAATATCATTCGAGAAGGCAGCTTCATGCCGACTTGCAAGGTAAAAGATACAACACACATAACTAACACATAATTGCAACACATAACAACTTCATATACACCACACACTACACCATCACACGATTTACAATGTATTcatgaacaaattttaatgattatttgcaATTACAGATACAAGGTCAAATATATCATTTGCATGGTTCAATGGTGCCAACACCAGATGAACCGCATCAATTTCTgccaatatatttcatttcgtCGATGGTGGATCAGCTGAACGTGCGGTGCAATATACAGGGAGCACAACAGTTAAAGAGACGAATTATTGAACAGTTGCAAGCATTTTTTCACGCTAATAATGCTGTGGTTAATATGTTCAAAACAGCATTGGAACGAATGCCATCGGATACGCACAAATTTGTCATAAGAGCGGATTGTACTCCAACAGGTGAACATGTGCGAAGATTCAATGCACCCACCGTTAATGATGTTGCTGCAATTATTGTTGGCGATCCAACTAAATCACGAGACATTGTCGTTCAGCGAAGAAGCAATATCATGCATCGTGTAAACGAGACACATCGTTTGTACGATGCGTTACAATATCCAATCATTTATTGGCAAGGGCAAGACGGATACGACATCACGTTGAAGATGGTCGATCCAATTACAGGTACAATATTCACACActaattatttccattattacttttattggtTTCCATtaacaattcatttaattttgcattttcAGGAGTATcaacgaataataaaaatctaagcgCAATGAATTACTATGCGTATCGTATGATGATTCGTACACATGAGGAGAATGTCATTCTGAAGTGCGGTCGGCTATTCCAGCAATTCGCTGTCGACATGTATGTCAAAGTCGAGACCGAACGTTTAGCGTTCATCAGATTCAATCAGCCAAAGCTACGATCTGAGGACTATATACACTTGCGTGATGCTATTCATTCAGATGGTGATGTTCAGAATATTGGACGACTGACGATTCTCCCATCAACTTATATCGGAAGCCCACGCCACATGCACGAATACGCTCAAGACGCTATGACGTACGTGCGAAATTATGGAACTccggatttatttattacggtCACATGCAATCCGAAGTGGACGGAAATTGAACGCGAGTTGGAACCGGGTCAAAAACCGCAAGATCGCCATGACATAATCGCCAGAGTATTTCAGCAAAAACTCAAGGTTATGATGGATGTGCTTACTAAGTATCGAGTTTTTGGTGACACACGTTGTATATGTACGGTGGATGGCAGAAGCGTGGACTACCGCATGCTCATATCCTAATTTGGTTGCTGAACAAATTACATTCAAATGAAGTGGATGACATCATATCAGCTGAAATTCCTGATCCAGTCACTGATCCCCGTCTACACGACATTGTGACGACACAGATGGTGCATGGACCGTGCGGTGCATTAAATCCATTATCGCCTTGCATGGCTGATGGAAAGTGCACAAAACGATATCCGCGACCGTTAGTTGCTGAAACAGTCACAGGGAACGATGGATATCCAGTTTATCGTCGGCGTTCAAAAGAAGATAACGGTCGAACTATCAAAGTTAAAGTTCAAAATCAAGAGATTGAGATCGGAAATGAATTCATTGTACCATATTGCCCGCTGCTATCACGAATTTTCGAAACACATGCAAACGTTGAGAGTTGTCATTCGGCCaaatcaatcaaatatttgtgCAAGTACGTCACAAAAGGCAGCGACATGGCTGTGTTTGGTATTGCGTCGGAAAATGTGAATGACGAAATCAGCAACTTCCAAATGGGCAGATACGTCAGTACTAATGAAGCACTGTGGCGATTATTGTCATTTCAAATTCATGAAAGATATCCCTCAGTTGTACATTTAGCAGTGCATTTGGAAAATGGCCAAAGAGTTTACTTCACTGAGGCTAATGCGGCACAACGAGCTGAGAGACCACCATCGACAACATTGACTAGCTTCTTTGCAATGTGTGAAGCAGATCCATTCGCAGCGACGCTGATGTACGTTGAAATGCCCAAGTATTACACTTGGAATCAATCAACAAAGAAATTCCAACGTCGCAAACAAGGAACCCCAGTTCCAGACTGGCCACAGGTGTTTTCAACTGATGCACTAGGTCGTATGTACACTGTTCATCCTAGAAAcgatgaatgtttttatttgcgACTGCTGTTAGTAAATGTACGTGGACCGAAATCATTTGCGCATTTGAAAACTGTGAATGGCCACCAATGCCAAACATATCGAGAAGCATGTCAACTATTGGGTTTGCTGGAGAACGATTCTCATGGGATTTAACACTTGCAGATTCAGTTGTTTCATCAAATGCGTACCAAATACGAACGCTGTTCGCAATTATCATCACCACATGTTTTCCTTCACAACCAATTCAGTTATGGAACAAATACAAAGACGCCATATGTGAAGATATCTTGCATCGCTTGCGTATTCAAACGAATAATCCTGACATCCAAATAACCGATGAAATCTACAATGAAGGATTGATTCTGATTGAGGATCAATGCTTGACTATGCAAACAAGCTACTGATTGAAGTAGGAATGATTGCGCCAAATCGATCGATGCACGATGCATTCAACCAAGAATTAAATCGAGAGCTGCAATACAATGTTGATACATTGCAGGAATTCGTTAGAAAAATGTTCCGTTGCTGAATGAACAGCAAAAACAagtatacaaaacattaatgcAAGCGGTGGACAATAATACTGGTGGTCTATTCTTCCTGGATGCACCTGGAGGAACAGGGAAAACATTTGTCATTTCATTGATTTTGGCCACTAATCGATCAAGATGTGACATAGCTTTGGCGTTAGCATCATCTGGAATTGCGGCGACTCTTCTAGATGGCGGTCGTACTGCACATTCTGCGCTTAAGTTGCCACtcaatttaaacacaattgaTACTCCAACGTGCAATATTTCCCGATCCAGTGCAATGGGAAAATTGTTAATGCAATGCAAGCTCATTGTTTGGGATGAGTGCACAATGGCACATAAGAAATCACTTGAAGCACTTAACTTCACACTGAAGGATCTTCGGAGAAATAACAACATCTTTGGCGGCTTGATGATATTGTGGCAGGCGATTTCAGGCAGACGTTGCCAGTAGTTCCCCGTGGAACGCCTGCAGATGAATTGAATGCTTGCCTAAAGGCATCACCTTTATGGAATAACGTAAAAACATTATCGCTAACCACTAAATGAgagttcaacttcaaaatgatCAAAGTGCTGCACAATTTTCCAAACAATTGTTAGATCTTGGAAATGGAAAAGTCCCAGTTGATGCGACATCTGGATTAATTACTCTTACCAACGACTTTTGCCGATTTGTAGACACTCAATTAGttcttattgaaaatgttttcccAAACATTAGTGagaattataagaattatgcTTGGTTAAGTCAACGAGCAATTCTTGCAGCAAAGAATAATGATGTCCACGCACTGAATTTCACCATTCAATCAAAAATTGCTGGCGATTTGGTGACATACAAATCCGTTGATTCAATAACAAATCCCGATGATGTAGTAAATTATCCAACGGAGTTTTTGAACTCTCTGGAGATACCAGGATTTCCACCACATAACTTGCAACTGAAGTTGGTACAGTTATTTTGATACTGCGTAATTTGAATCCACCGCGACTTTGCAACGGTACTCGACTTTCGGTAAAGAGACTTATGCCGAATTTAATTGAGGCAACCATTATTAACGGAAAGTACGCAggtgaaaatgtatgtattcctCGAATACCAATGATTCCGACTGATCTTCCGTTTGACTTCAAACGATTGCAATTCCCAGTTCGCCTTGCGTTCGCAATGACAATTAATAAGTCGCAAGGCCAATCGCTTAGTGTTTGCGGGATAAATTTggaaaatcattgtttttcaCATGGACAGTTATACGTTGCGTGTTCACGAGTTGGGAAACCATCCGCTTTGTTTGTGTTAACGTCAgaccaaaaaacaaaaaatgtggtTACCAAAGAGCACTACaatgaaacaattaaataacacttcattttagtaggtaattgaaatgaatttattactgttgtgaaatgaaataaatattttccttttcaaatatataacaaaaaaaattttttttctttatcttttAATCACCAAACGAAATGTTACATAAAACGAATCTGGTGGCGAAACGGAGTTCGCCGGGTCTGCtagtattgatataaaaatttgtttccaATTATTATGTGACAAGATAAATTTTCTATGACATAtgctttaatttcaaattcatgggaatttattttaagtttaattaaaattgatccGAAAAGAGTTAGAGGTTTATTGTTTGCTcctgttaaaataattggttctttttttaaattactattaggGGGCATTAACGTATGTCTAATGCAACATATATTTGCTCCTGTATCTATTGTTACTggaattgtaatattattttatgtagctttaatatatagtggttcggttatattgttttttttatatttgtattttgggGATTCTGGAGATAAAGGTGAACATCTATCAGTAATGTTTGACCtagaaattagtttttgaattctgATTAATAGATCGACACGTTTTTGCCGAGTGTCCTGCTTTATCGCAAATTTGGCATGTTATAGTAGgtttgttattgaaataacaGTTTTCTGTTCTGTGATTGTTTTTTAAGCATACTTTACATTGTTGtggttgaatattatttttgtttcgaaAGCATGTAGCTGTGGTGTATGATTGTTGAGTGAACAGATttcacaattttgaattttattatttgtataattctgATTAAGAAAATGGTTTTGTTTCACGAGGTTGggatttctaaaaaatgtgtttttgtttgtgtttgaatttttattctctaacagattttcaatttttttgtttagtttttcattattttcattgaaaatttttaattgttcattgAATTTTtccgttattttatttatttggtcataaacaattgaattttttatttctgtctGCGATTGATCTAACTCTCCTGTCACCATAAATtcgattaaatcaattttcttaaattgtcttttaattgtttaagagtattattttccataatacctttttgtctaataatatttggtttaaGACCCTTTATaactgtatgtattatttctgaTTCGAGCATAGTGGGATTTATTCTTTTGCATAAAGATTCTATTTCATTGacataattatagtttgtTCGTCATCTAGTTGTTTTCGTTTTTGTAAcagtaattttaacatatctaTTTGTGCAGTGGGTTTGAATTCgcttaatagtatattttctaaatcagCCCATTTTATGtcgttaattaaatttgattcattattatcatagaatGTTAAGGCAGGACCTTCTAAatatagaggtaaaaattttattttctcttcATCAGACCACCCGTTTATGCTAGCTGctctgttatatttttgaatgaacgtgtcaatattttcagaaattagaccagaaaatgtattaggtttataatatggtttttttgtGTTGTCCATTTTGTTTGCGTTAAAGGTATTGATAAAATCGTTTGGTGTCGTTTCTCCGTTAAGGTATTGTGTtagtctattttttaattcgggAACCGTACCTGTAGTAATTAGGTTTCGTTTGGTGAGTTCAGCTATTAATTgaggttttaataatttactgataTCTTGTGAAGAGAATGTTGAtgggtttaaattattttcagatttttccgagtttttattttcgttgttcatttgttgttttttaaagaaattagatttttactcattaattttttttttaaattttattttaaatttattaggtatttgttaatattattttttatttatttatttattattgtttttatttatttatttattttttttttttaaactttaatttataaattaattaatattttatatttatttcgtgTTACGAGCCACGAGTTGGGCGCCACTTGTAGTAAATCAAAAATGGTTTACCACCCTCTTATGTATATATCTGCACACATATGCAGATACATATATAag contains the following coding sequences:
- the LOC126553351 gene encoding uncharacterized protein LOC126553351 produces the protein MVPTPDEPHQFLPIYFISSMVDQLNVRCNIQGAQQLKRRIIEQLQAFFHANNAVVNMFKTALERMPSDTHKFVIRADCTPTGEHVRRFNAPTVNDVAAIIVGDPTKSRDIVVQRRSNIMHRVNETHRLYDALQYPIIYWQGQDGYDITLKMVDPITGVSTNNKNLSAMNYYAYRMMIRTHEENVILKCGRLFQQFAVDMYVKVETERLAFIRFNQPKLRSEDYIHLRDAIHSDGDVQNIGRLTILPSTYIGSPRHMHEYAQDAMTYVRNYGTPDLFITVTCNPKWTEIERELEPGQKPQDRHDIIARVFQQKLKKRGLPHAHILIWLLNKLHSNEVDDIISAEIPDPVTDPRLHDIVTTQMVHGPCGALNPLSPCMADGKCTKRYPRPLVAETVTGNDGYPVYRRRSKEDNGRTIKVKVQNQEIEIGNEFIVPYCPLLSRIFETHANVESCHSAKSIKYLCKYVTKGSDMAVFGIASENVNDEISNFQMGRYVSTNEALWRLLSFQIHERYPSVVHLAVHLENGQRVYFTEANAAQRAERPPSTTLTSFFAMCEADPFAATLMYVEMPKYYTWNQSTKKFQRRKQGTPVPDWPQVFSTDALGRMYTVHPRNDECFYLRLLLVNVRGPKSFAHLKTVNGHQCQTYREACQLLDSVVSSNAYQIRTLFAIIITTCFPSQPIQLWNKYKDAICEDILHRLRIQTNNPDIQITDEIYNEGLILIEDQCLTMQTSY